A window of the Gossypium arboreum isolate Shixiya-1 chromosome 2, ASM2569848v2, whole genome shotgun sequence genome harbors these coding sequences:
- the LOC108478293 gene encoding uncharacterized protein LOC108478293, which produces MPPKPQHEARPCWKSSNEIACCYIIASASSTLQNQQESNRIVKEIMGNLEDMFEGEVILARESLITNLINFKQKLDTPVKEHMLTLLGFFMEVKDKGTKLDHNTRIEMELKPCLKDFAGFKVAYNLGT; this is translated from the coding sequence ATGCCCCCTAAGCCCCAACATGAAGCTAGACCTTGTTGGAAAAGCTCTAATGAAATAGCTTGTTGTTATATTATTGCAAGTGCCAGTAGCACTTTGCAAAATCAACAAGAAAGCAATAGAATTGTTAAAGAGATCATGGGCAATCTGGAGGATATGTTCGAAGGTGAAGTTATCTTGGCTCGAGAATCTTTGATAACCAATTTAATAAACTTTAAGCAAAAGCTTGATACTCCAGTCAAAGAACATATGCTTACTCTTCTAGGATTCTTTATGGAAGTGAAGGACAAAGGGACTAAACTGGACCATAACACCCGTATCGAGATGGAGTTAAAACCTTGTCTAAAAGACTTTGCAGGCTTTAAAGTTGCATATAACTTAGGAACCTGA